A window of Flammeovirga kamogawensis genomic DNA:
CAGAGTTAAGCTGAAATGTGATAAACATCTTCTCAGTATTGTACCCGCCGGATGCTTTAATATCAAGTGCAGGTATCATAGAGTAATGTATTCCAGATTCAGTACTTAATGTAAAGCTTTGGTGTTGTACTCCAATTCCTGCTCCTACCATTGCGCCAAGAAAAAAGCCATTCCACACTAATACACCTGCACCACCACCAATAACAGTAAAATCATTCATTCTTAAACGAGTCATTGTGCCGTATTTAGAATCCGGATTTCTTGCAAGAGGAGGAATAAAAGGTTCTGCAGCATTATAATTTTCTGAACGGAACCTTAGTTTGTAATATGTTGTAAAAGCACTTTTTAATTGAATTTCTTTTTGTTTGAAAACAGCCTTATAGCTAAACTTTTTATTAGTAAATTTTACCGCATTTAAATTGATCGATCTTGTGATAATATCTTCTCTAATTAGTTTTTCAGGACGATTCCAAGTACTATCATAAATAGCAACATTGGTATCTGTAAAACCACTATACCTATAATATTCAGCATCTAAATACCATTTTTTTACAAAGCCATCAACCCTTAACCTAAATACACTTGATTTGCCATAAATATCTTCGTTATATTCTGAAATTGGTGTTTGTATACTGGCTCTAACTCCTAGATTGCCAAAACTTATACCTAGGCCAATTAAATAACTATTATTAGGTATATAGACAACATCTTTTGGACGGTCTCTTCTTATAAGAGCATCATCATCCCACCAATTATTAGGAGGGTGATTATTAAAAGTTAATTGTAACTTTGAGTTAGACATAAAAATACTTCCACTAATCTTATCATTTATATCTCTTACAAAATGCTTTAAGTATACACTATCTGCTTCCGGCTTTTTTTGAGAAAAAACAATGGAGTAGGTAAAGGTAAATGCTATGATGAATAGGAGTTTTAATTTACAGAAGCCCATAAATAGTAATGAATAGAATTATCATGAAAAATAAGTGATTTCATTTCACAAAAAAAATATGAGGTATATATTTAATAAGAATAGTTAAATAATTTTTTTCGTTGTGGATGTTATTATAGGTTTAAAATTAAATATTTTAATCTATCTTCATCAAATATTCAAAATTAATCAGCAGATATTAACTCACAAAGTCACTATGAAAACTAATAACATATTTTATTCAATCTGTATACTTATACTAGGTATAACACTTAATGTAAATGGACAACAAATTCCTCAGCAAGCAAGTGATATATCACCTTTATTAATTGGAGAAATAATTCCAAAAGAAATTCTTTTAAGAGACGTAGAAGGGAACGAAGTAAACTTATTGAAAGAAATAAAGAAAAAACCTTCTATCCTTGTTTTTTATAGAGGAGGATGGTGTCCGTACTGTAATAGACAACTGTCTGGGTTAGGAGAAGTATCAGATTATTTGGTAAGTATTGGGTATCAAATAATAGCAATATCACCAGATTCACCTGATGCATTATCTATGACTTATGATAAACATATGATGAATTATCAGCTTTTTTCTGATAGTGATATGTTAGCTTCTAAGGCATTTGGATTAGCTTATACATTAGATGATAAGTCATTTAATAAGTTTTCTAATTTAGGAATGGATATAGTAATGACAGATGGAGGAAAGCATCAAATGTTACCTGTTCCAGCTGTATTTTTTGTTCGCCAAAATGGAGAGATCAATTTCGAGTACATCAACCCTAATTTTAAGAAACGCATAAGCCCATCTTTATTAGTTGGAGCAGCTGAGTCTTTATCATCGGAATAAATTATAAATAATAATATGCAAGCAATAAAAGAAGAAGAAAAACAAATTGTAGGTAAGAGTTTTATATCAGAAAAATTAGGAGCTCATTTAATGGGTGGTAAATTAGATGCTCTTTCTGAAACAAGATTAATTCACCTTTCTAGAGATGGATGGGAGTTGTCAAAATTGAAATCTGCTTATGGTAAGCAACAACAATTAATTGAAAAATATAAGGAAGCATTTATTATTGATGAAAAACCATCACTTGAAGATGATGTTCCTCCAATGCTTGCAGGTTTATTAAATCCATTACTGTTAGATATATTCTCATACGAAGAAGAATTGGGAAATTATATTCTGAATAAAATCACTAGTAAGTAGTGATAATAATCAGTTAAAATCAATTAACAAGTGTTTAAATTACATTTAATTAATAACATCAACTACTCTTAAATGTAATTATCATGGAAACTAATGTATATACTCAATTAATCAAGAATTTAGAATATGAATTCACACATTCTGTTTCTAAAAAAGCAAGTGCTAAAGGAACAATAATAACACTT
This region includes:
- a CDS encoding DUF4421 family protein, with amino-acid sequence MSNSKLQLTFNNHPPNNWWDDDALIRRDRPKDVVYIPNNSYLIGLGISFGNLGVRASIQTPISEYNEDIYGKSSVFRLRVDGFVKKWYLDAEYYRYSGFTDTNVAIYDSTWNRPEKLIREDIITRSINLNAVKFTNKKFSYKAVFKQKEIQLKSAFTTYYKLRFRSENYNAAEPFIPPLARNPDSKYGTMTRLRMNDFTVIGGGAGVLVWNGFFLGAMVGAGIGVQHQSFTLSTESGIHYSMIPALDIKASGGYNTEKMFITFQLNSEITYSALPSTFDQEFLAISYFSNFEVNCGYRFDMGPHITRSVEWANHIIHTTVNAVIGKGHPKTNKKASDD
- a CDS encoding peroxiredoxin-like family protein produces the protein MKTNNIFYSICILILGITLNVNGQQIPQQASDISPLLIGEIIPKEILLRDVEGNEVNLLKEIKKKPSILVFYRGGWCPYCNRQLSGLGEVSDYLVSIGYQIIAISPDSPDALSMTYDKHMMNYQLFSDSDMLASKAFGLAYTLDDKSFNKFSNLGMDIVMTDGGKHQMLPVPAVFFVRQNGEINFEYINPNFKKRISPSLLVGAAESLSSE